Proteins from a genomic interval of Diaphorobacter sp. HDW4A:
- a CDS encoding TRAP transporter large permease produces MDILMIGGILLLLMMLLLSGGVWIAMTLAICGWVGQAFFTSTQPGKNLFSAFWESNASWELAALPLFIWMGEILFRTKLSEEMFEGLSPWLNRIPGRLMHTTILGCGIFGSVSGSSAATCATISKVALPELIRRGYDEKLALGSLATAGTLGILIPPSITMVVYAVAADASIIRIFLAGFLPGILLMLLFSGYIGWWSLRNPSKVPAGDPPSSFMQKVRKSGNLIPVAVLIVFIIVVLVTGYATATECAAYGVFGSLGLALWSRSLTWENFWEGLMGTTRTSCMIMFILAGAAFLTKTMAFTGIPRELAEWVNGMHLSPFALISVLVVVYLVLGTALDGISMIVLTSAVVLPMIQQAGFDLIWFGIFIVLLVEIAEVTPPVGFNLFVLQNMTGKDSTTIALAAIPFFFCLVVCILLITVFPDIVTILPDIVMGKEK; encoded by the coding sequence ATGGATATTCTGATGATTGGCGGCATCCTGCTGCTTCTGATGATGCTGCTGCTCAGTGGCGGGGTCTGGATTGCCATGACGCTGGCCATCTGTGGCTGGGTTGGTCAGGCCTTTTTCACCAGCACGCAGCCGGGCAAGAATCTGTTTTCGGCCTTCTGGGAAAGCAATGCAAGCTGGGAGCTGGCGGCTTTGCCGCTGTTCATCTGGATGGGGGAAATCCTGTTCAGAACCAAGCTCAGCGAGGAAATGTTCGAGGGCCTGAGCCCATGGCTCAACCGCATTCCCGGCCGCCTGATGCACACGACGATTCTCGGCTGCGGCATCTTTGGTTCGGTGTCGGGCTCGTCCGCCGCGACCTGCGCGACGATCAGCAAGGTCGCCTTGCCCGAGTTGATCCGCCGTGGCTACGATGAAAAGCTGGCGCTGGGCTCGCTGGCCACGGCCGGCACGCTGGGCATTCTGATTCCGCCGTCGATCACCATGGTGGTCTACGCCGTGGCTGCTGACGCATCGATCATCCGCATCTTTCTGGCCGGGTTCCTGCCGGGCATTTTGTTGATGCTGCTGTTCTCGGGCTACATCGGCTGGTGGAGCCTGCGCAATCCGAGCAAGGTGCCTGCAGGGGATCCACCGTCGAGCTTCATGCAGAAGGTGCGCAAATCTGGCAATCTGATTCCGGTCGCTGTGCTGATCGTGTTCATCATCGTCGTGCTGGTCACCGGCTACGCCACGGCCACGGAATGCGCGGCCTACGGCGTGTTCGGATCGCTGGGGCTGGCGCTGTGGAGCCGTTCGCTGACCTGGGAGAACTTCTGGGAAGGTCTGATGGGTACCACCCGCACCAGTTGCATGATCATGTTCATTTTGGCAGGGGCAGCGTTTCTCACCAAGACCATGGCGTTCACCGGCATCCCGCGCGAGCTGGCCGAGTGGGTGAACGGGATGCACTTGTCGCCATTCGCGCTGATCAGTGTGCTTGTGGTGGTGTATCTGGTGCTGGGCACCGCGCTTGATGGCATCAGCATGATCGTGCTGACCAGTGCCGTTGTGCTGCCGATGATCCAGCAGGCAGGTTTCGATCTGATCTGGTTCGGCATTTTCATCGTGCTGCTGGTCGAGATCGCGGAGGTCACGCCCCCGGTAGGCTTCAACCTGTTCGTATTGCAGAACATGACCGGCAAGGACAGCACCACCATCGCGCTAGCGGCCATCCCGTTCTTCTTCTGCCTCGTGGTGTGCATTCTGCTGATCACCGTGTTCCCTGACATCGTGACCATCCTGCCGGACATCGTCATGGGCAAGGAAAAGTAG
- a CDS encoding PepSY domain-containing protein, giving the protein MKEGFRQCMAWLHTWTGLVVGWVLFFVFATGTPGYFQYDITRWMQPERPQVQRVAIPEADRAQVLGRALDRLEQLAPAANSWRITLPHESLSPRGWQEFSIRWEEAPKPGHERGVSGSERLDPRTGALLAGEVQPRATAGGFGLYRMHYMLHYLPYDWAIRLVGNCTMLMLLAMLSGVVAHKRIFKDFFTFRPGKGQRSWLDAHNAVSVMALPFFLMITYSGLVFFLFTYMPAGRDVQYGSNQAANKAFYDELLDRHAHAPFARPKADIAALVDQAEKRWGPDRIASVVVERHVGDGEVAEIVITHAQGGQLDFWNPAKLRFDADTGAPLPAEPNPGGDARLTQSVMLNLHEGLFAGIWGRWLYFVAGLLGCAMIGTGLVLWTVKRRRHHLASGREADEHFGVRLVEILNVATIAGLPLALAAYFWANRLLPLEIADRSAWEFHAVFAAWMGTLFYAMARPLARAWVELLWGSCLAFALVPVINALTTGRHLANSLAAGDWVFAGFDLTQLGLAALFALMAVKVQRRLLPASQKTPQPHSTTAKGAA; this is encoded by the coding sequence ATGAAGGAAGGCTTTCGCCAGTGCATGGCCTGGCTGCACACCTGGACGGGGCTGGTGGTCGGCTGGGTCCTGTTCTTCGTCTTTGCGACCGGCACGCCGGGCTATTTCCAGTACGACATCACGCGCTGGATGCAGCCCGAGCGGCCGCAGGTGCAGCGCGTGGCGATTCCCGAGGCGGACAGAGCGCAGGTGCTGGGCCGGGCGCTGGATCGCCTCGAGCAACTCGCGCCTGCGGCCAACAGTTGGCGCATCACGCTGCCGCATGAATCGTTGTCGCCGCGCGGCTGGCAGGAGTTCTCGATCCGCTGGGAAGAAGCGCCCAAGCCCGGCCACGAGCGCGGCGTCAGCGGCAGCGAACGCCTCGATCCGCGGACTGGCGCGCTGCTGGCTGGTGAGGTGCAGCCCCGCGCCACGGCGGGCGGGTTCGGCCTCTACCGCATGCACTACATGCTGCACTACCTGCCTTATGACTGGGCGATCCGGCTGGTTGGCAACTGCACCATGCTGATGCTGCTGGCCATGCTCAGCGGCGTGGTCGCGCACAAGCGGATCTTCAAGGACTTCTTCACCTTCCGCCCCGGCAAGGGGCAGCGCAGTTGGCTCGACGCGCACAACGCCGTCAGCGTGATGGCGCTGCCGTTCTTTCTCATGATCACCTACAGCGGTCTGGTGTTCTTTCTCTTCACCTACATGCCCGCCGGGCGCGACGTGCAATACGGCAGCAATCAGGCGGCCAACAAGGCCTTCTACGACGAACTGCTCGATCGCCATGCCCACGCGCCATTCGCACGCCCGAAGGCGGACATCGCCGCGCTCGTGGATCAGGCCGAGAAGCGGTGGGGGCCGGACCGCATCGCGTCCGTTGTCGTCGAGCGGCATGTGGGTGACGGCGAGGTCGCGGAAATCGTCATCACCCATGCGCAGGGCGGACAACTGGATTTCTGGAATCCCGCCAAGCTGCGTTTTGATGCCGACACCGGCGCACCGCTGCCAGCGGAGCCCAACCCCGGCGGCGACGCGCGGCTCACGCAGAGCGTGATGCTGAACCTGCACGAGGGCCTGTTCGCGGGCATCTGGGGGCGCTGGTTGTACTTCGTCGCAGGACTGCTCGGCTGCGCCATGATCGGCACGGGGCTGGTGCTCTGGACCGTCAAGCGCCGAAGACACCATCTGGCAAGCGGACGGGAAGCAGACGAGCACTTCGGCGTGCGTTTGGTGGAGATATTGAATGTGGCCACCATCGCCGGTCTGCCGCTGGCGCTGGCGGCGTATTTCTGGGCCAACAGGCTGCTGCCGCTGGAGATCGCGGATCGCTCGGCATGGGAGTTTCATGCGGTGTTCGCCGCGTGGATGGGCACCCTGTTCTATGCGATGGCGCGGCCGCTTGCGCGCGCCTGGGTGGAGCTGCTGTGGGGAAGTTGTCTCGCGTTCGCGCTGGTGCCGGTGATCAACGCGCTCACCACCGGCCGCCATTTGGCCAATAGCCTTGCCGCCGGCGACTGGGTGTTTGCCGGGTTCGACCTCACGCAGCTGGGACTGGCCGCGCTCTTCGCGCTGATGGCGGTGAAGGTGCAACGGCGTCTGCTCCCCGCCTCGCAGAAAACCCCTCAACCGCATTCCACAACGGCGAAGGGGGCTGCATGA
- a CDS encoding TRAP transporter substrate-binding protein, which produces MKRGLFTLSAVALFSMSCAVAQAQTKWDLAAAYPASNFHTENLTKFAADVDQATGGKLKITVHANAALFKANEIKRAVQGGQAPIGEVLLANFENENPIYGADGIPFLATSYADAKRLLDAQRPVLDKMLAAQNMKLMYSVPWPSQGIYSKKELASVADLKGIKWRAYSPATAKIAELVGAQPVTIQAAELSQAMATGVVEAMMTSSSTGYDSKIYESIKNFYDLQAWLPKNAVIVNKKAFDALDKPTQDALVAAAATAEKRGWALSQEKTAFYMKGLEEKGMKIHKPSPKLSQDMRQVGDVMLSDWLKKSGADGEAIVGAYRKSAPAAK; this is translated from the coding sequence ATGAAGCGCGGACTTTTCACACTTTCGGCGGTTGCGTTGTTTTCCATGTCCTGCGCGGTGGCGCAGGCGCAAACCAAATGGGATCTGGCAGCGGCGTATCCCGCATCCAATTTCCATACGGAAAATCTGACCAAGTTCGCGGCCGATGTGGATCAGGCGACCGGTGGCAAGCTCAAGATCACAGTGCACGCCAATGCGGCGCTGTTCAAGGCCAACGAAATCAAGCGCGCGGTGCAGGGCGGTCAAGCGCCAATTGGCGAGGTCTTACTGGCCAATTTCGAGAACGAGAATCCCATTTACGGTGCAGACGGCATTCCTTTCCTCGCCACGTCTTATGCGGATGCGAAGCGCCTGCTCGACGCGCAGCGCCCTGTGCTCGACAAGATGCTTGCTGCGCAGAACATGAAGCTGATGTACTCCGTTCCATGGCCTTCTCAGGGCATCTATTCCAAAAAGGAACTTGCATCCGTGGCCGATCTGAAGGGCATCAAATGGCGCGCCTACAGCCCGGCCACTGCCAAGATCGCCGAACTGGTGGGCGCGCAGCCGGTGACGATTCAGGCTGCTGAACTCTCGCAGGCCATGGCGACCGGCGTGGTCGAGGCGATGATGACGTCGAGCTCCACCGGCTACGACAGCAAGATCTACGAAAGCATCAAGAACTTCTACGACCTGCAGGCTTGGCTGCCCAAGAACGCGGTCATCGTGAACAAGAAGGCGTTCGACGCGCTCGACAAGCCAACGCAGGATGCCTTGGTGGCTGCCGCCGCCACGGCCGAAAAACGCGGCTGGGCGTTGAGCCAGGAAAAGACGGCGTTCTACATGAAGGGCCTCGAAGAAAAGGGCATGAAGATCCACAAGCCTTCGCCCAAGCTGTCGCAGGACATGCGCCAGGTGGGCGATGTGATGCTCTCCGATTGGCTGAAGAAGTCGGGCGCGGATGGTGAGGCCATCGTCGGCGCTTATCGCAAGAGTGCACCAGCCGCCAAATAA
- a CDS encoding TonB-dependent siderophore receptor codes for MSVRRAKRAINNKLRSKNHSTRKLAIPLLLVASSIGAVTHAPLVLAQTTTAAQAARSYDIPAGPLSHALTRFSAEAGIFLVGNGSMAEGKNTAGLEGSYSVSAGLSALLANTGLEAFVQADGSYGLRARRADAQVSPPAPAGAAALATVTVTAKADAGTASEGSGSYTQKGPSRTATGLNLSLRETPQSVSVMTRQRMDDFKLETLTDVMEQTPGIAVYRQNNASDFQARGTSVNLQTDGMAQVTSGWYYLTSTMFSLDDMSEIDRVEVLKGSSGLVVGKGNYGATVNMIRKRPTRDFQANVRANAGSWDTYRAQADVGGPLNESGSVRGRLVASAMDSGGFRDYEKSSSKMLFGTLEADLTPDTLLNVGLTYRERDAKGIGTTQPIQRYTRAGGDVAWMPRSFNTGAPWGGYEQKGLNLFGSLEQRLADDWTAALKFSHQRVTMDDMIAGYYYDQDRASFGRWRNMETDNWTVNLDVKGSFDLLGRSHELLAGAGISRFYSNVQLPLNSLNLVPLDQLGVSMAQGGAALPMPDYSKLNYGDNSFSQKQRYAYAAGRFRVADPLQVIAGLRVTRFEERDITPYWWNYDMKENGVVTPYAGLVYEVHPNVSLYGSYANIFQPQTAQDERGTTLKPEEGNTYEIGAKAEFFDKRLNASIAHFWMKTKNTAEESGGLTPGGDTAYRSVSSATRRGWELELSGELARGWQAQGSLVQQDSSLNNASKYPKHQFKLGTTYRFDGDMRGLTVGASTRWQTKTSVNNSAATLSQDAYALVDLMARYQVDSHLSFSLNVNNAFDKKYLSGLTNFSAAGLFYTWGAPRSVNVGMRYDF; via the coding sequence ATGTCCGTACGCAGAGCCAAGCGCGCAATCAACAACAAGCTGCGCAGCAAGAACCACTCAACCCGTAAGCTGGCGATCCCGTTGTTGCTTGTCGCTAGCAGCATCGGAGCGGTGACCCATGCACCGCTTGTGCTCGCTCAGACGACAACGGCAGCGCAGGCTGCTCGCAGTTATGACATTCCTGCGGGCCCGCTGAGCCATGCGCTCACGCGGTTTTCGGCAGAAGCCGGCATCTTCCTTGTGGGCAACGGCAGCATGGCTGAGGGCAAGAACACGGCGGGGCTCGAGGGCAGCTACAGCGTATCGGCAGGGCTGTCGGCGCTGCTTGCCAACACGGGACTGGAAGCATTCGTTCAAGCCGATGGCAGCTACGGGCTGCGTGCGCGCAGAGCGGATGCGCAGGTGAGCCCGCCGGCCCCCGCAGGCGCCGCAGCACTCGCGACGGTCACCGTCACCGCCAAGGCGGATGCGGGCACGGCATCGGAAGGCTCGGGCAGCTACACGCAGAAGGGCCCGAGTCGCACGGCCACAGGACTGAATCTCTCGCTGCGCGAGACGCCGCAGTCGGTCTCGGTGATGACGCGCCAACGCATGGATGATTTCAAGCTCGAGACGCTGACCGATGTGATGGAGCAGACGCCCGGTATTGCGGTCTACCGTCAGAACAACGCCTCGGATTTTCAAGCGCGCGGCACCAGTGTGAATCTGCAGACCGATGGCATGGCACAGGTCACAAGCGGCTGGTATTACCTCACCAGCACCATGTTCTCGCTCGACGACATGTCAGAAATCGACCGCGTGGAGGTGCTCAAGGGATCGTCGGGTCTGGTGGTCGGCAAGGGCAACTATGGCGCTACCGTCAACATGATCCGCAAGCGCCCGACACGTGATTTTCAGGCCAACGTGCGCGCCAACGCGGGCAGTTGGGACACCTACCGCGCGCAGGCCGATGTGGGCGGACCGCTCAACGAATCGGGTTCGGTGCGTGGCCGACTGGTGGCCTCGGCCATGGATTCGGGTGGCTTTCGCGACTATGAAAAGTCCAGCAGCAAGATGCTGTTCGGCACGCTGGAGGCCGACCTCACGCCCGACACGCTGCTCAATGTCGGCCTGACCTACCGCGAGCGCGACGCCAAGGGCATAGGCACGACGCAGCCCATCCAGCGCTATACGCGCGCAGGCGGTGACGTGGCGTGGATGCCGCGCTCGTTCAACACCGGTGCGCCCTGGGGCGGCTACGAGCAGAAGGGGCTGAACCTGTTCGGCAGTCTGGAGCAGCGCCTTGCCGATGACTGGACGGCGGCGCTCAAGTTTTCGCACCAGCGTGTGACCATGGACGACATGATCGCGGGCTACTACTACGATCAGGACCGCGCGAGCTTTGGCCGCTGGCGCAACATGGAGACCGACAACTGGACCGTGAATCTGGACGTCAAGGGCTCGTTTGATCTGCTTGGCCGATCGCATGAGCTGCTTGCGGGGGCGGGCATCTCGCGCTTCTACAGCAATGTGCAGCTGCCGCTCAATTCGCTCAATCTGGTGCCGCTGGACCAGCTCGGCGTGAGCATGGCCCAGGGCGGCGCCGCGCTGCCCATGCCCGACTACAGCAAGCTGAACTATGGCGACAACAGCTTCAGCCAGAAGCAGCGCTATGCCTACGCGGCCGGGCGCTTTCGCGTGGCGGATCCGCTGCAGGTGATCGCCGGGCTGCGCGTCACCCGCTTTGAAGAGCGCGACATCACGCCCTACTGGTGGAACTACGACATGAAGGAAAACGGCGTGGTCACGCCGTATGCCGGGCTGGTCTACGAGGTCCATCCGAACGTATCGCTGTATGGGAGCTACGCCAACATCTTCCAGCCACAGACCGCGCAGGACGAACGCGGCACCACGCTCAAGCCAGAAGAGGGCAACACCTACGAGATCGGAGCCAAGGCTGAGTTCTTCGACAAGCGCCTGAACGCCAGCATCGCCCACTTCTGGATGAAGACCAAGAACACGGCGGAGGAAAGCGGCGGGCTCACGCCCGGTGGCGACACCGCCTATCGGTCGGTCTCGTCAGCCACGCGGCGCGGTTGGGAGCTGGAACTGTCGGGCGAGCTCGCGCGCGGCTGGCAGGCGCAGGGCAGTCTGGTGCAGCAGGACAGCTCGCTCAACAATGCGAGCAAGTACCCCAAGCACCAGTTCAAGCTCGGCACGACCTACCGTTTCGACGGCGACATGCGCGGCCTGACCGTGGGCGCATCCACGCGCTGGCAGACCAAGACCTCGGTGAACAACAGCGCGGCCACGCTGTCTCAGGACGCCTACGCGCTGGTCGATCTGATGGCGCGCTACCAGGTTGACTCGCATCTCTCGTTCAGCCTGAACGTGAACAACGCCTTCGACAAGAAGTACCTTTCGGGACTCACCAATTTCAGTGCTGCGGGCCTGTTTTACACCTGGGGCGCACCGCGCAGCGTGAACGTGGGCATGCGGTATGACTTCTGA
- a CDS encoding winged helix DNA-binding protein, whose amino-acid sequence MSSNNRTVIASPAPPVSETSAEMSELEFGLIVASNAFHRWITHGMSAAGLKDLMPLDVIVLHQVSHRARNKRLSDICFLMNVEDTHLVSYSLKKLQNLGVVQAHKNGKEVTYCTTDSGLEYVRRYREIRETCLIGSHLSDQKHNAELAELVKTLRMLSGTYDQAARSAASL is encoded by the coding sequence ATGTCAAGCAATAACCGTACCGTCATCGCCTCGCCAGCCCCTCCGGTGTCAGAGACCAGTGCGGAGATGAGTGAGCTGGAATTTGGACTGATCGTTGCCAGCAATGCGTTTCATCGCTGGATCACACACGGCATGTCGGCTGCGGGCCTGAAGGATCTGATGCCGTTGGACGTCATCGTTCTGCACCAGGTATCGCACCGCGCGCGCAACAAACGGCTGAGCGACATTTGCTTTCTGATGAACGTGGAAGACACGCACCTCGTGAGCTATTCACTCAAGAAGTTGCAAAATCTGGGCGTGGTGCAGGCCCACAAGAACGGCAAGGAAGTGACCTACTGCACCACCGATTCGGGACTCGAGTACGTCAGGCGCTACCGCGAAATCCGTGAAACTTGCCTCATCGGAAGTCACCTCTCCGACCAGAAGCACAACGCCGAACTCGCGGAACTCGTCAAGACGTTGAGAATGCTGTCGGGCACCTATGATCAGGCAGCGCGTTCGGCGGCATCACTCTAG
- a CDS encoding FecR domain-containing protein has protein sequence MRLRQGAITDVSSAPSHADLEQAAHWYACLRDGKANARQRAAWQTWMSAADSHVQAWQYVEDISRAFEPVRTLPHPYEVAHQLHAVDDRLRARRRVLASAALLASGGVIGALCWRQAWLPDGMMALAADVRTATGEQRRMTLDDGTHLWLNTASAIDVRFSALERRIVLVSGEVFVETAKDTRPLLVQSRQGRMRALGTRFNVQLSESTTQLAVYDGAVEIRTASTDQALIVDAGQQTSFTMHDIAQTDAADMARQVWTQGSLVANNLPLWQFVQELGRYRKGHLGVADSVADLVVYGSFPAHDTDRALQMLASALPVRIAQPLPWWTSIEAQR, from the coding sequence ATGAGGTTGAGGCAGGGCGCGATCACCGATGTGTCGTCCGCGCCATCGCATGCGGATCTGGAACAGGCGGCGCATTGGTATGCGTGTCTGCGTGATGGCAAAGCAAATGCACGCCAGCGGGCCGCGTGGCAGACCTGGATGTCGGCGGCCGATTCGCACGTGCAGGCCTGGCAGTATGTGGAAGACATCAGCCGCGCCTTCGAACCGGTGCGCACACTGCCACATCCGTACGAGGTTGCCCATCAACTCCACGCGGTGGATGACCGTCTGCGCGCTCGCCGCCGGGTACTCGCGAGTGCGGCATTGCTGGCGAGTGGCGGCGTGATCGGCGCGCTGTGTTGGCGTCAAGCGTGGTTGCCGGACGGGATGATGGCGCTGGCTGCCGATGTGCGCACCGCGACAGGCGAGCAGCGGCGGATGACGCTGGACGATGGCACGCACCTGTGGCTCAACACCGCGAGCGCCATCGATGTCCGGTTCAGTGCGCTGGAGCGTCGCATCGTGTTGGTGTCTGGCGAAGTATTTGTCGAAACGGCGAAGGACACGCGTCCACTGCTGGTGCAGTCCCGCCAGGGCCGCATGCGCGCATTGGGCACTCGATTCAATGTGCAGTTGAGCGAATCGACCACGCAGCTGGCCGTATACGACGGTGCGGTGGAGATTCGTACGGCGTCGACGGACCAGGCGTTGATCGTCGATGCGGGCCAGCAGACCTCATTCACGATGCATGATATCGCGCAGACCGACGCGGCCGACATGGCGCGCCAGGTGTGGACGCAGGGCTCGCTCGTGGCCAACAACCTGCCGCTCTGGCAATTCGTGCAGGAGTTGGGCCGCTACCGCAAGGGCCATCTGGGCGTGGCGGATTCCGTGGCCGACTTGGTTGTTTACGGCAGCTTTCCGGCGCACGACACGGATCGTGCTCTGCAGATGCTTGCATCCGCGCTGCCGGTGCGCATCGCGCAGCCGCTGCCGTGGTGGACCAGCATCGAGGCGCAGCGTTGA
- a CDS encoding DUF4148 domain-containing protein — MRKTRNTLLASLAFAAMGLGAAGTAFASSYIHSTNSEKGYVVHPEHFKSDKTRAQVQAETAEFVKNGGTDSFRSSNYPPLESQASTMTRKQVMDELKNESPAQRKARLEMIRG, encoded by the coding sequence ATGCGCAAGACTCGCAACACCCTCCTCGCCTCCCTTGCTTTTGCGGCCATGGGCCTCGGCGCAGCAGGCACCGCATTTGCCAGCAGCTACATCCACTCGACCAACTCGGAGAAAGGCTACGTCGTTCACCCCGAGCACTTCAAGAGCGACAAGACCCGCGCTCAAGTGCAAGCCGAGACGGCCGAATTCGTGAAAAACGGCGGAACGGACAGCTTCCGCAGCAGCAACTATCCGCCGCTGGAATCTCAAGCCTCAACGATGACGCGCAAGCAGGTCATGGATGAACTGAAGAACGAAAGCCCCGCTCAGCGCAAGGCGAGGCTTGAAATGATTCGCGGTTGA
- a CDS encoding sigma-70 family RNA polymerase sigma factor, whose amino-acid sequence MSTAPSSSHAEIAALYVDHHNWLMGWLRRRLGSAAEAADLAHDTFVRLLTGKTNRSFGSAGEARAYLRTTAQNLCINLWHRQEIERVWLDILAATPQASYPSAERQAMVLQALDEIGRMLQSLSPKAARAFTLAVVCDMTDDDVGAELGISGRMVRKYVAQAMLACLSLSARQTAAELRQDALA is encoded by the coding sequence ATGTCTACAGCACCCAGCTCGTCGCACGCCGAAATCGCTGCGCTTTACGTCGATCACCACAATTGGTTGATGGGCTGGCTTCGCCGCCGTCTGGGGTCGGCTGCCGAGGCGGCCGATCTGGCGCATGACACGTTTGTGCGTCTGCTCACCGGCAAAACGAATAGGAGCTTCGGCAGTGCGGGTGAGGCGCGCGCCTATTTGCGAACCACGGCGCAGAACCTGTGCATCAATCTTTGGCATCGTCAAGAGATAGAACGTGTCTGGCTCGACATACTGGCCGCGACGCCGCAGGCCAGCTACCCGTCGGCCGAACGCCAGGCCATGGTGTTGCAGGCGCTGGACGAGATCGGGCGCATGCTGCAGTCGCTCTCGCCCAAGGCAGCGCGGGCATTCACGCTGGCGGTGGTGTGCGACATGACGGACGACGACGTGGGGGCTGAGCTTGGCATTTCGGGGCGCATGGTGCGCAAGTATGTGGCACAGGCCATGCTCGCCTGTCTTTCCCTGAGTGCTCGCCAGACGGCCGCCGAGCTGCGTCAGGATGCGCTGGCATGA
- a CDS encoding TRAP transporter small permease: MLRRFLDRLYLAAGVLGASCIALICVLMIAQSIMREFGVRTGAINDVVAWLCAAAAFLAMAYAFKNGDFVRVTLLLEKVKPAQRRALEIISLAIGSVSAAYLAWSACLFTYESWEFNDVAQGLLPLPMWIPQLSFAVGSVLLLVAVVDELIIVLRGGVPTFVRVVEERHARGDFSSDI; this comes from the coding sequence ATGCTGCGCCGCTTTCTTGATCGCCTGTACCTTGCTGCAGGCGTTTTGGGAGCCAGTTGCATCGCCCTGATCTGCGTGCTGATGATTGCCCAGAGCATCATGCGCGAGTTCGGGGTGCGCACTGGCGCGATCAACGACGTCGTGGCCTGGCTGTGCGCCGCCGCGGCTTTTCTGGCCATGGCCTATGCCTTCAAGAACGGCGACTTCGTGCGCGTGACCTTGTTGCTTGAGAAGGTCAAGCCCGCGCAGCGCCGCGCGCTGGAAATCATCTCCCTCGCGATTGGCAGTGTTTCTGCGGCCTATCTGGCATGGTCGGCGTGCCTGTTCACCTACGAGAGTTGGGAGTTCAACGATGTCGCGCAGGGTCTGCTGCCGCTGCCGATGTGGATTCCGCAACTGAGCTTCGCGGTGGGCTCGGTGCTGCTGCTGGTGGCCGTGGTGGATGAACTGATCATCGTGCTCAGGGGCGGAGTTCCGACCTTTGTGCGCGTGGTGGAAGAGCGGCATGCGCGTGGCGATTTCTCCTCTGACATCTAA
- a CDS encoding DUF3649 domain-containing protein: protein MSQEKTLPTSYRLAVASRVAAAALGGYALACAATVLMAQLWPATRAQALLWASMLGFAVYAVAVIWVFTTRSATRAWLGMAVTTAVLTAMAWAIHAGGKT from the coding sequence ATGAGTCAGGAAAAAACCCTGCCGACCAGCTATCGCCTTGCGGTCGCTTCGCGGGTGGCTGCCGCAGCACTCGGCGGCTATGCGCTCGCTTGCGCCGCCACGGTGCTCATGGCGCAGCTGTGGCCGGCCACACGGGCGCAGGCGCTGCTCTGGGCCAGCATGCTCGGCTTTGCCGTCTATGCCGTTGCGGTGATCTGGGTGTTCACCACGCGCAGTGCCACGCGCGCATGGCTGGGCATGGCCGTGACGACGGCCGTGCTCACGGCGATGGCGTGGGCCATCCACGCGGGAGGCAAGACATGA
- a CDS encoding DUF3325 family protein — MTPDALTGAHLLVLALGLLAFLSLAFATERHGEHLLGRMPARRWRRFARMAGWLVLGLSLAFAIGALDVGVGIALWLGWLSIAALAWVFTFPRWPWQPPARDKPQRNVKSNSGAGEVPSSSPMRRRARAISALLLLATIIVFAAGISRVQIPALERSYALKGQAGPWPFTLVESDRNPPELVDMDIPMKEFRLRFCDECDQHIRLATLKVNKPRSPRATGMGFMGQRWERRAEIPLPSTLRADSELWLTVTGKDGSVHQTFWRMDQVSPAAVAWFEQQRTTSNAQP; from the coding sequence ATGACGCCCGACGCGTTGACCGGCGCGCATCTGCTCGTGCTCGCTTTGGGCCTGCTGGCGTTTCTGTCGTTGGCTTTTGCGACGGAGCGGCATGGTGAGCATCTGCTGGGCCGCATGCCCGCGCGGCGCTGGCGACGTTTTGCTCGCATGGCGGGATGGCTGGTGCTGGGGCTCTCGCTGGCCTTTGCCATCGGTGCGCTCGACGTTGGCGTCGGCATCGCGTTGTGGCTAGGCTGGCTCAGCATCGCGGCGCTCGCGTGGGTGTTCACCTTCCCGCGCTGGCCGTGGCAACCGCCCGCTCGCGACAAGCCGCAGCGCAATGTCAAGTCGAATAGCGGGGCGGGAGAGGTGCCCTCATCTTCGCCTATGAGACGCAGAGCAAGGGCCATTTCCGCGCTGTTGTTGCTCGCCACCATCATCGTGTTCGCCGCCGGAATTTCTCGCGTTCAGATACCGGCGCTCGAGCGCAGCTATGCCCTCAAGGGACAAGCTGGTCCGTGGCCCTTCACACTCGTGGAATCCGACCGCAATCCGCCTGAACTTGTAGACATGGATATTCCGATGAAGGAGTTCCGACTGCGCTTCTGCGATGAATGCGATCAACACATCCGACTGGCGACGCTCAAGGTTAACAAGCCGCGCAGCCCGCGCGCGACGGGCATGGGCTTCATGGGGCAACGCTGGGAGCGCAGAGCCGAAATTCCATTGCCAAGCACCTTGCGCGCCGACAGCGAACTTTGGCTGACCGTGACTGGCAAGGACGGCAGCGTGCATCAGACCTTCTGGCGCATGGACCAGGTTTCGCCCGCTGCGGTGGCTTGGTTCGAACAACAAAGGACGACTTCCAATGCGCAACCCTGA